Sequence from the bacterium genome:
TTAGTTTTCACACAGTCTGTTGTTTAAGCGGACGCTGATAGATTTTGTATGCCCAGATACAAATTTTCCATCAGATCCTTTGCCGTAAAACCCGTTATTCCCTTTTTCTCTGCCAGCAAATCTCCTGTTTTTCCGTGCAGGAAACAGGCAAGATTTAAAGCATTAGCAGGGCTTAATTTCTGGCCTAAGAAAGAAACAATCATTCCGGATAACACGTCTCCCATGCCGGCCTGCGCCATGCCGGGGTTGCCTGTGGGATTAATGAACTGGTTTCCGTTCGGCAGGGAGATAATTGAATAAGCTCCTTTAAGCACAAGATAAATATTGTGCTTTATCGCGAAGTTACGGCTGATTGTTAAACGATCTGCTTGAACAGCGTTTGAAGTTGATTTTAATAGCCTTCCCATTTCTCCTGGATGGGGTGTTAACAGAGCAGGATATTTTCTTTTTTTCAGGATAGAAATATTTTCTGAAAGGGCGTTTAAACCGTCCGCGTCAATTACCAGAGGTTTTTTTATTTTTCCTGTCAGTATCCTTATTAATTTTATTGTTTCTTCATCATGTGACATCCCGGGACCTATTAAAACCGCATCTTTTGTTTCAGCCAGTTTTAATATTTTTTCTAAAGAAGAAATGGCCAAACTCTTATTTTTTGTTTCAGGCATAGGATGCAATATAATTTCCGTGACGCGTTTACTTAAAGAATTATAAAGCGATTCAGGAACCGCGAGTTCAACAAGCCCCGCGCCGCTTTTTAAAGCCGCCTGCGCGGCAAGAAAAGGGGCGCCTATATAATTTTTTGAGCCGGCGATTATCAAGGCTTTACCCCGCGATCCTTTATGGGTGGAAGGCGGCCATGAAGGAATAAGCGGTTTAATATCTTTTCCCTCCAGGAGATCAATTAAAATTTCAGGATTTTTTGTAAGCCTTGGAGGAAATCCCAATTTAGCGATTTCAAGTTTTCCGGCATAATCAATCGCGGGGGGTAGAAATAATCCGGGTTTAGGTAATTCCATTGTTATGGTTAAATCCGCTTTCACTGCGACTGCTCCGATCTGCCCTGTGGACGCATTTACACCGGAAGGGATGTCAAGCGAAACGATGTTTTTACGGGAACTATTTATCAATTCAATTACTTTTTGGTGGAGATCGGGCATTAAACCGTGAAAGCCTATCCCGAATATCGCATCGATTATCATCTCGCAATCATGCAAATATCTGTTTATTATATTAATATTTTTATGGGTGAGGAGGGTGATGCTGAATCCCGATTTAAGAAGAATATCAAGATTTGTCTTTGCCTCATTTTTAAATTTAGCGGGGTTTGATAAAAGAAAAATTTTTACATCAGCGTTTGAAACAAAACACAGGTGCCGCGCAAGGCATAATCCATCGCCGCCGTTATTGCCGCGGCCCGCGAAAACAGCTATCTTTTTATTTTTAAGAGGGCCAAAATGTTTTTCCAGGATTTCTTTTGAAGTTCGCCCGGCGTTTTCCATTAATAGTATGCCGGGAATGCCGTATTTCTCCCTGGCAAGGCTGTCGATTTTTTTTATTTCAAGGGAAGATGGTATTTTCATAATAAATATTATATTATTTTTGGAGGCTCTCCCTGGTCCTCTTCAAGATAATAGTCACAGACAAATTTAAAAAAGGTTATGATGAACCCGTATATAACTCCCAGGATCCCGAAACCTAAAAGATAAAAAAATGGTTTTTCTTTTGAAGGGTCTTTTAAAAATGCGCTTATAATAAGAGCAATAAATCCAAAGGACGGAGAAAATATTAACGTCCATATGCGTTTTTTCTTTTTATCTTCTTCTCTTATATCACTTAATAATATGCCAAAGCCAACAGTCGCCCCCAATAATAGCCCGTCTATCGGAGATAAAACAAACAAGAAGAAGTTTTGAACAAACATCGGGGATAAAAATCCGGCGATGGCGCCTGAAACAAGGAGCAGGAGATTTTCTAATTTTTTAATCGGAATAAGTTTTGGTATTAAAGTGAATATAAAACCAAAGCATAAGCCGAAAGTTGCGTCTCTAATGAAACTTAAGGTAATCGCCTGGCTTAACGATGTTGCTCCGGTTGCAGTTAAATCGAAATTGGTATTTGTAAAAGTTATCGTTTCTACGATAATTCCAAACATTCCTGTGCCGATAGCGATAACTATTCCATGGAGTGCTGATAAAAGTATGGGTGAGATACAAAGCCGTATTAACGGTTTTAAGTATTGTAAAGACAGTTTTATACCGACTATAATGAGGCCGCCCCATATTGCGCCATAAAATGCGCCAAGAAAAACAATTTTAAAATCCACTGATTGCAGTAATTTAATTTCGACAAGGACATTAAATATAAAATTGCCGATAAATCCGGCTGTCATGCCGGCCAATAGATAATAAAACAGCAATTTTGCCTTATTTATTACTTTTTCTTCAATACTCTCAATCATAACAAAAGAAATACACAAAAGACTGCTGTCAAAACCGGATGCGAAAAAAGTAAATTTATCGTGAAGTATTATTCCGGGTATCCCGCCGATTACAAAACCGATAATTAAAGTATTTAATAAATAATAGTGCTGGATTTTAACACGTCCGAAAAATGGGATTTTAGGCAGAAAAAGCGATAGATATATTGTTAAACTTATAAAAAATCCGTCAATAATGCCCGAATATAATTTTACCCCCGAGATTACCCTGCCCAGTCCTGAAAGGACACTTCCTGCCGCAATAATGCAGATGAATGAACTTATAAGGTCTAACAGGTGTTTTTTTTCATTTTCCATGTTTTTCTCCGATGGCCATAGCAACAGCGTAATTTTCAGTATGAGAGATGCTTATTAAAAATTTTTTGAACCCCAATTTTTTCGCGAAAAGTTTTGTCCCTCCTGAAAGTGTCACCCTTGGTTCCCCGTTTTTGCCGTTTTTAATTTCGATTTCCCTGTATATTACAGGTTTAATATTTTCTCCGAATAATTTCGCTATTGCTTCCTTGGCCGCGAACCGTCCCGCGTAATTAATAAAATAATTTCTTTTTTTCCCGCAGTATTCAATTTCGGAATCAGTAAAAATTTTCGTAATAAAGTTTTTATTTTTTATTGAGTTCTTAATCCGTTTTACTTCAACAATATCAGTGCCGATGGAATGAATCATGCCGCTTCGCTCCAGTTAAAAGTTAGAAGTGAAAAGTGTAAAGTTGAAAACAATAAAATAATCGAGTTTTACTTTAAAACTTTTAATTTTTCAAATTTGACATTTGTAAAATATTGACCATTTCCTTCACAGCTTTTTCCAGACCTACAAATACCGCTCTCGAAATAATACTGTGCCCGATATTCAATTCTTCAATATCGGGAATTCGGGCCACATTCTGAACATTTACATAATTAAGGCCGTGCCCGGCGTTCACGCGAAGGCCCGACTTTTTCGCGAACATAGTGCAATCCTTTAACTTTTTGAGTTCAGTTAAAATATCTTTTTCGTTTTTAGCGTTGGCGTAATTTCCCGTGTGAAGTTCAATAAATTCAGCGCCGGTTTTTCCTGCTTTTGTTATCTGTTCAATATCGGGGTCAATAAAAAGGCTCACGATTATGTTCCCCTCAGAGAGTTTTTTTACGGCTTCGCGTATTTTGACGAAATTTTTAACGCAGTCAAGCCCGCCTTCCGTGGTTATTTCCTGCCTTTTTTCAGGGACAAGCGTGCATTGTTCGGGTTTTATAGCAAGCGCGATTTTAATAATTTCATCTGAAACCGCCATCTCAAGGTTCAATTTTGTTTTCACTGTTTCGCGCAGAAGCTTTATGTCCCGGTACTGGATATGCCGCCGGTCTTCGCGAAGATGCACTGTAATCCCGTCAGCTCCCGCGAGTTCACAGATTACGGCCCCCGCGACAGGGTCGGGATCATTCCCACCCCGCGCCTGGCGCAGGGTTGCGATGTGGTCTATGTTTACGCCTAATTTTACCATTTTATGTTTTTATCTTATTAAAGTTAAAAATATGTATATATTTCCAGTAAAAAGCACTTTTGATTTGTATTTTATATCAAAATTATTTTTAATGCAAATTTATTATATTTAATTGTAATAAATTGATGAAGAAAGTGGCAGCCATTATAATCGCGGCTTGACTTTTAAGCGGGCTTATCAAATTTTGTGTTGTCTATCCCAAATTTTCTTTGAACGCAAACGCAATTTTGTTTGCCAGTTTCTGGATGTGCTCCTGGTTCTGGCCTTCAATCATGACGCGGGCGAGGAGTTCCGTCCCTGAATACCGGACTGAAAGCCGTCCTTTGTCATTTAATTCCTTTTCAACCTCTTCGATTGATTTTTTTATTTCTGGAATTGTTAAAAAATCCTTTCTTTCTTTAACAGGGACGTTTACCAGTATCTGCGGGTAGTTTTCAAATTTGTCTTTTAATCCGGACAATTTTTCACCGGTCTCTTTCATGATGCAGGCAAGATGAAGCGCGGTCAGCAGGCCATCCCCGGTTGTCTGGTAATCGAGATTGATAATATGGCCTGATTGCTCCCCGCCCAAAACAGCGTTTCTTTTTTTCATTTCCTCAAGAACATACCGGTCCCCG
This genomic interval carries:
- a CDS encoding NAD(P)H-hydrate dehydratase; this encodes MKIPSSLEIKKIDSLAREKYGIPGILLMENAGRTSKEILEKHFGPLKNKKIAVFAGRGNNGGDGLCLARHLCFVSNADVKIFLLSNPAKFKNEAKTNLDILLKSGFSITLLTHKNINIINRYLHDCEMIIDAIFGIGFHGLMPDLHQKVIELINSSRKNIVSLDIPSGVNASTGQIGAVAVKADLTITMELPKPGLFLPPAIDYAGKLEIAKLGFPPRLTKNPEILIDLLEGKDIKPLIPSWPPSTHKGSRGKALIIAGSKNYIGAPFLAAQAALKSGAGLVELAVPESLYNSLSKRVTEIILHPMPETKNKSLAISSLEKILKLAETKDAVLIGPGMSHDEETIKLIRILTGKIKKPLVIDADGLNALSENISILKKRKYPALLTPHPGEMGRLLKSTSNAVQADRLTISRNFAIKHNIYLVLKGAYSIISLPNGNQFINPTGNPGMAQAGMGDVLSGMIVSFLGQKLSPANALNLACFLHGKTGDLLAEKKGITGFTAKDLMENLYLGIQNLSASA
- the acpS gene encoding holo-ACP synthase; this encodes MIHSIGTDIVEVKRIKNSIKNKNFITKIFTDSEIEYCGKKRNYFINYAGRFAAKEAIAKLFGENIKPVIYREIEIKNGKNGEPRVTLSGGTKLFAKKLGFKKFLISISHTENYAVAMAIGEKHGK
- a CDS encoding pyridoxine 5'-phosphate synthase, which produces MVKLGVNIDHIATLRQARGGNDPDPVAGAVICELAGADGITVHLREDRRHIQYRDIKLLRETVKTKLNLEMAVSDEIIKIALAIKPEQCTLVPEKRQEITTEGGLDCVKNFVKIREAVKKLSEGNIIVSLFIDPDIEQITKAGKTGAEFIELHTGNYANAKNEKDILTELKKLKDCTMFAKKSGLRVNAGHGLNYVNVQNVARIPDIEELNIGHSIISRAVFVGLEKAVKEMVNILQMSNLKN